A single genomic interval of Lathyrus oleraceus cultivar Zhongwan6 chromosome 7, CAAS_Psat_ZW6_1.0, whole genome shotgun sequence harbors:
- the LOC127105891 gene encoding myb family transcription factor PHL8 isoform X2 — protein MDQQNQTMRLVLSTDAKPRLKWTHELHQRFTDAIHQLGGAEKATPKSLMRAMAIPGLTLYHLKSHLQKYRLGKNQLIETCSDDKQDYIEIQSSDSQCGREISVANQNQTTDSKIAEALEIQMEVQKKLYEQIEVQKHLQFRIEAQGKYLQSVLMKAQEALAGYGSSSSSASGVEHAKAELSQLLSTINNASPSSPISELTETRGLSLNITERKQNRGTMCSLSSSLTSSESSERKEEKQTVNEAENTPNYNSVSVELPLMDIGTNDGASARKRRAVTDFDCGCVDQPDGKFYGKKLKESEVSQMLDLNSKYEREIESSSLEIDLNCSSSF, from the exons ATGGATCAACAAAACCAAACCATGCGTTTGGTTCTTTCCACTGATGCTAAGCCTAGGTTGAAATGGACTCATGAACTTCACCAAAGATTCACTGATGCTATTCACCAACTTGGAGGTGCAGAAA AAGCAACACCGAAGAGTTTGATGAGGGCGATGGCGATTCCGGGACTCACTTTGTATCATCTCAAGAGTCATTTACAG AAATATAGACTTGGAAAAAACCAACTCATAGAAACCTGTTCCGATGACAAACAAG ATTACATAGAGATTCAAAGTAGTGACAGTCAATGCGGCAGAGAAATCAGTGTCGCGAACCAGAATCAAACGACGGA TTCGAAGATTGCTGAGGCGCTTGAGATACAAATGGAAGTACAAAAGAAACTCTATGAACAAATTGAG GTGCAGAAACATTTACAGTTTAGAATTGAAGCGCAAGGAAAGTACTTACAATCGGTACTAATGAAGGCGCAAGAAGCACTTGCAGGATACGGTTCTTCATCTTCGTCCGCGTCTGGTGTAGAACATGCTAAAGCTGAACTTTCTCAGTTATTATCAACAATCAACAATGCATCTCCTAGTTCTCCGATTTCAGAACTAACAGAAACACGAGGTTTGAGTTTGAACATTACGGAGAGGAAACAAAATCGAGGAACTATGTGTTCTTTATCGAGTTCTCTAACATCATCTGAAAGCTCCGAGAGAAAAGAGGAAAAACAAACCGTAAACGAGGCAGAGAACACTCCGAATTACAATAGTGTTTCAGTTGAATTGCCATTAATGGATATCGGTACTAATGATGGAGCTAGTGCGAGAAAAAGACGCGCTGTTACTGATTTTGATTGTGGCTGTGTTGATCAACCAGATGGAAAATTTTATGGCAAAAAATTGAAGGAATCTGAGGTGTCACAAATGCTTGACTTGAACAGCAAGTATGAGAGGGAGATTGAGTCAAGTTCATTAGAAATAGATTTAAATTGCAGTTCAAGTTTTTAG
- the LOC127105891 gene encoding myb family transcription factor PHL8 isoform X1, with amino-acid sequence MDQQNQTMRLVLSTDAKPRLKWTHELHQRFTDAIHQLGGAEKATPKSLMRAMAIPGLTLYHLKSHLQKYRLGKNQLIETCSDDKQDYIEIQSSDSQCGREISVANQNQTTESSKIAEALEIQMEVQKKLYEQIEVQKHLQFRIEAQGKYLQSVLMKAQEALAGYGSSSSSASGVEHAKAELSQLLSTINNASPSSPISELTETRGLSLNITERKQNRGTMCSLSSSLTSSESSERKEEKQTVNEAENTPNYNSVSVELPLMDIGTNDGASARKRRAVTDFDCGCVDQPDGKFYGKKLKESEVSQMLDLNSKYEREIESSSLEIDLNCSSSF; translated from the exons ATGGATCAACAAAACCAAACCATGCGTTTGGTTCTTTCCACTGATGCTAAGCCTAGGTTGAAATGGACTCATGAACTTCACCAAAGATTCACTGATGCTATTCACCAACTTGGAGGTGCAGAAA AAGCAACACCGAAGAGTTTGATGAGGGCGATGGCGATTCCGGGACTCACTTTGTATCATCTCAAGAGTCATTTACAG AAATATAGACTTGGAAAAAACCAACTCATAGAAACCTGTTCCGATGACAAACAAG ATTACATAGAGATTCAAAGTAGTGACAGTCAATGCGGCAGAGAAATCAGTGTCGCGAACCAGAATCAAACGACGGA AAGTTCGAAGATTGCTGAGGCGCTTGAGATACAAATGGAAGTACAAAAGAAACTCTATGAACAAATTGAG GTGCAGAAACATTTACAGTTTAGAATTGAAGCGCAAGGAAAGTACTTACAATCGGTACTAATGAAGGCGCAAGAAGCACTTGCAGGATACGGTTCTTCATCTTCGTCCGCGTCTGGTGTAGAACATGCTAAAGCTGAACTTTCTCAGTTATTATCAACAATCAACAATGCATCTCCTAGTTCTCCGATTTCAGAACTAACAGAAACACGAGGTTTGAGTTTGAACATTACGGAGAGGAAACAAAATCGAGGAACTATGTGTTCTTTATCGAGTTCTCTAACATCATCTGAAAGCTCCGAGAGAAAAGAGGAAAAACAAACCGTAAACGAGGCAGAGAACACTCCGAATTACAATAGTGTTTCAGTTGAATTGCCATTAATGGATATCGGTACTAATGATGGAGCTAGTGCGAGAAAAAGACGCGCTGTTACTGATTTTGATTGTGGCTGTGTTGATCAACCAGATGGAAAATTTTATGGCAAAAAATTGAAGGAATCTGAGGTGTCACAAATGCTTGACTTGAACAGCAAGTATGAGAGGGAGATTGAGTCAAGTTCATTAGAAATAGATTTAAATTGCAGTTCAAGTTTTTAG